The Benincasa hispida cultivar B227 chromosome 9, ASM972705v1, whole genome shotgun sequence genome has a segment encoding these proteins:
- the LOC120086124 gene encoding beta-glucosidase 18-like → MGTKIHPYFSFFLLLFLSPHLSLQSFAQNEDEAEEIKRSDFPDHFFFGTATSSYQIEGGYVEDGRGMSNWDVFSHIPGKIKNDDTGDVADDHYHRFLEDIELMHSMGMNAYRFSISWSRILPKGRFGKVNRRGVTFYNNIIDGLLLKGIEPFVTIHHHDFPIELDQRYGSWMSSQMQEDFVFFAKICFEEFGDRVKYWITINEINLVAIKAYLEGVYPPAHCSPPFGKCSTGNSDIEPLIVVHNMLLAHAKAVRLYRIHFHEKQGGSIGIAACGHMYEPLTDHEFDKKAADRALIFNIAWVYDPIIYGDYPKEMRELLGNQLPSFSNIEKNIIRGSLDYIGINHYTTFYTKDCLHSTCSQGSYRPIKGFFETTAYRDGVSIGDPTGEARFFVVPRGLEEIINYIKERYPNKSIFITENGYSPPQGDGNKVEDILNDTKRVNYHKNYLTSLAKAMRNGGDVRGYFVWSLMDNFEWIDGYTTRFGLLYVDLHTLERRPKLSAQWFRSFLGGNPQRLVKSSSLITNASHSLMDA, encoded by the exons ATGGGCACCAAAATCCACccatacttttcttttttcctcctcCTTTTCCTTTCCCCTCATCTTTCACTTCAGAGTTTTGCCCAAAATGAAGATGAAGCAGAAGAAATCAAAAGATCAGATTTTCCAGATCATTTCTTCTTTGGAACTGCCACTTCCTCTTACCAG ATTGAAGGGGGTTATGTTGAAGATGGGAGGGGAATGAGTAATTGGGATGTTTTTTCCCATATTCCAG GAAAAATTAAGAACGACGATACCGGAGATGTGGCCGACGATCACTACCATCGGTTTCTG GAAGATATTGAGTTAATGCATTCAATGGGGATGAATGCTTATCGCTTTTCCATTTCTTGGTCTCGAATTTTGCCAA AAGGAAGATTTGGTAAAGTGAACAGAAGAGGAGTCACTTTCTACAATAACATCATCGACGGTTTGTTGCTAAAAG GCATAGAGCCGTTCGTGACAATTCACCATCATGACTTTCCAATTGAACTCGACCAAAGATATGGAAGTTGGATGAGCTCTCAAATGCA gGAAGATTTTGTGTTTTTTGCAAAAATTTGTTTCGAAGAATTCGGAGACCGAGTGAAGTATTGGATAACGATAAATGAGATAAATCTAGTGGCAATAAAGGCGTATTTAGAAGGAGTTTACCCACCAGCCCACTGCTCACCACCTTTTGGAAAATGCTCAACTGGTAACTCTGACATTGAGCCTCTCATTGTTGTGCATAATATGTTACTTGCCCATGCCAAGGCTGTTCGTCTTTATCGAATCCATTTCCAT GAAAAACAAGGTGGATCCATAGGAATAGCGGCATGTGGACACATGTATGAACCACTAACAGATCATGAATTTGACAAAAAAGCAGCTGACAGAGCCTTGATTTTCAACATTGCttg GGTATATGATCCTATTATATACGGAGATTATCCTAAAGAAATGAGAGAGCTTCTAGGAAACCAACTTCCAAGTTTCTCGaacatagaaaaaaatattataagagGAAGTTTGGACTACATTGGCATCAATCACTACACCACTTTTTATACAAAGGATTGCCTTCATTCCACTTGCTCCCAAGGTTCATATCGTCCAATAAAAGGATTTTTTGAAACCACGGCATATCGAGATGGCGTTTCTATTGGAGATCCT ACGGGAGAAGCAAGATTCTTTGTTGTTCCAAGAGGCTTggaagaaatcattaactataTTAAAGAAAGGTATCCTAACAAGTCCATCTTTATCACAGAAAATG gataTTCTCCACCACAAGGGGATGGTAACAAAGTTGAGGACATTTTAAATGACACAAAACGAGTCAATTACCACAAGAATTATCTTACTTCTTTGGCTAAAGCAATGAG GAATGGTGGTGATGTAAGAGGGTATTTTGTATGGTCCTTAATGGATAACTTTGAGTGGATCGATGGATACACCACAAGATTTGGGCTTTTGTATGTGGacctacacacacttgagcgtCGGCCCAAACTTTCAGCCCAATGGTTTCGTTCTTTCCTTGGTGGCAACCCACAGCGACTTGTCAAATCTTCATCCTTGATTACAAATGCTTCTCATTCGCTTATGGATGCTTAA